A window of Sagittula sp. P11 genomic DNA:
TTGACGTCGGCCATGAGATTGGCGTGCTCCGCCTCCCATTCCTTGCCGCCGAAGGGCCAGTAGACCGCCGCAAGCTGCACCACGCCGTCGAACGTCCCGATCTTCTGCGCGGCCTCTTCCAGCGCCTCGGCGTCGGTGACATCCACGGGGACCACCTCGGCCTTGCCGGGCAGCTTGTCGGCCAGCGCGCGCAGCTTGTCCTCCGACCGGGCCGAGAGGATCAGTTCGGCGCCCGCCTCGCTCAGCCTGTGGGCCAGTGCGGCGCCCAGTCCTTCGCTTGCGCCCACGATCCAGTAGCGCTTTCCGTTCCAGTCTCTCACACAACCTCCTTGCGGCGCATGACCGCCACGAGTTCAGCAACCTTCAGACCCAACTTCCGAAACTGCGAGCGGTTCACGATGGTCCCGTCGGGGGTGAGATACATCCAGTCCGTGGCGTTCAGCACGATGCCGCCCTTGTCCTCCGGCAGGCGCAGCCGGTAGCGCATCTGCACGGACGGGCCGCTCTGCCGGCCGCTGCCCTCGCCCACCACGTCCGCTGCCGTGGCGCGGATGCGGCCGTCGTTGCCGAGCGTGAGGTGCCAGGCGCGCTCTTCCTCCACGCCGGAGGCATAGAGGTAGCGTTCGTGCAGGACGCAGGTGTTGCCCTCCCACGTGGCGACGAAATCGCCCCTGAAGCGGGATGTGACGCGGCCGGTGGGTCCGTAGATCACGCCCTCCGCTTCCAGCGCGCCGTTCAGATGGCGGCGGATGTCCATCGCTTCGCCGGGGGCATCGGCATAGTCGGCGGGGCGCTGTGCGGAGAAGCCCGCCAGCCGGTCGCGCAGCCAGACGAGGGCCAGCGCCACGAACGCGCCGGTCAGGAGCCAGACGGCCGTCATCATGCGGCTTTCCTTTCGTGATGCGGGCCGGAGACCTCGGGCTTCGGCGGTTCGGGGCGGTTGCGGTAGCGCGCGCCCTTCCACCACAGCTTCAGCGCCTGCCAGTGGATCAGCGCCAGCACACGGCGCGACCCGAACGGACGGCGCAGCAGGGTCCAGAGCAGGTGCCCGCTGGTCAGCGGCCGGCGCGGGCCGACCAGCGTGGCGATCAGGCCGCCGCCGTCGTGGTCGAGGTCGATCCAGATGCCGATCCGCTTGGCCGTGATGTCGAAGCGGAAGGTGTAGCCCCCGGCAATCGGCTGGAACGGCGAGACGTGGAAGACCTTCTCTGCCGCCAGTTCGTCGCCCGGCCCGATGGGCGCGCCGTCCGGCTTGTGGCAGAGGTAGGAATGCCGGTCGCCGAAGGTGTTGCTGACCTCGGCGATCACCGCCTTCAGCGCGTCGCCGTCATAGGCCAGCCAGAAGGACACCGGGTTGAACACGTGGCCAAGGATGCGCGGCTGGGTCAGCAGCATCAGCGGCCCCTTCGCCGCGATGCCGTAACGGTCCAGTACCTCGCGCGCCCAAGGGGCACCGCGCCCGTGCTTCGGCGGGCCGCCGTGGTCGCTGTCCTGAACGGAGGCGACGTTGCGCCGGTTGCGGGAAAACAGCCGCGGGCCCTTCACCTTCGCCTCCGCATCGAAGAGCACGTAGTCGACGGAATAGCGGAAGGCGTTTTCCAGCGCCCCCTTCCGCCCGTGCCACGTATGGGCCTGGATGAGGTCGACGGTCATGCCACCGCCCCGAGCCGGTTGCCCGCGCGGATCGCCTCTGCCACGTCGGCGGCGCTGGCCAGACCGTCCTCGTGGAAACCGTTGCGCATCCATGCGCCGCAGAACCACGTGTTCTGCGCACCGTTGAAGCGGGCGACCTGAGCCTGCGCCTGCAACATGCCCTCGTCGTAGACCGGGTGCCGCAGGATGACCTCGTCGTAGATCAGGTCCTCGCGGATCGGGCGGGTGCTGTTGAGGGTGACGAACATCGGGTCCTCTTCCGGGATCGGCTGGAGGCGGTTCATCCAGTAGGTGAGGTCGATGGTCTCCACCGTCTTGTCGGCGGCTTCGGTGTAGTTCCACGACGACCACGCGGCGCGGCGCTTGGGCATCAAAGTCTCGTCGGCGTGCAGGACGACGCGGTTCGGCTGGTAGGCGACCTTCGACAGGGCGGCGCGTTCCTCGACGCTCGGGTCTTCGAGCAGGCGCAGGGAGGTGTCGCCATGGGTGGCCATCACCACCTCGTCGAAGGTGTCCCAGTCGGCGCCGGGCACCTTGATCCGCACCTTGCCGCCCGCGCGCCGCACCGCCTGCACCGGCGTGTCGGGGCGGAGCGTCGCACCGCGCGCCACAAGCGCCGCGGTCAGCCGCCGCACGTATTCCACCGATCCGCCCTGCACCGTCCACCACTGGTGCTGGCCGGTGGCGCTGAGCAGCGCGTGGTTCTGGAAGAAGGTGACAAGCGCGTGGGCGGGGAAATCCATGATCTTCTCGGTCGGGGTCGACCAGATCGCGCCGGACAGCGGCAAGAGGTAGTAGTCGCGGAACCACACCCCGGTGCCCAGCACGTCGAGGAACTGGCCCAGCGTCAGGCTGCGGTCGCGGGCGACCTCGACCGCGCGGGCGTTGAACCGCATCACGTCGCGCAGCATCCCCCAGAACTTCGGGTTCCCCAGGTTGCGCTTCTGGGCGAAGATCGCCTTCAGGTTCCGCAGCCCGTATTCCATGCGCCCGCCGCCGAGCGAGGCGGAAAAGCTCATGTCCGAAGGGGTCACCGGCACGTCCAGGTCGTCGAAGAGGCGCGTCAGAAGGGGGTAGTTGGCATAGTTGAACACGATGAAGCCGGTGTCGACCGGCTGGTCGCCCCGCTTGCCCGCCATCCGGGTCCGGGCGTGCCCGCCAAGGCGCGGCTCTGCCTCGAACACGGTGACATGCGCGTCCTCCGCCAGCATGTACGCCGCGCCGAGGCCGGAGATGCCGCCTCCGATGACGGCGATGCGGCGTGGCGCGAGCGGGCTGTTTTCGAACGGCATGGGCAGGTCCTTCTTGATGACTGGCCTGTTGTCTACGCAACAGCCCTCTGGACGGATGACTTTAAGCCGTGACTTGCAAGGAAAAACTGACGCCGCCCGCGTGGCGCGGCCTGCGCCGCAAGCTCCGCACGCGGTGATGAAAAAAATGTGATCCGGGTGGCGCACACCTCCGTAAGATGGGCATGTTCACCGCAACCGACACCGCCGACCCTTGCGACTCCCTGCCCCCTGCCATCCCGGCGGGCGGCGGGCGATCAAGGGTGAGACGACCGAAGAGGACCGCCGTGAACAGACAGTCCGACAGCGAACGCGAAGAGGAGCAGGCCACCTGGGCCGCGCTTCTGATCCGCATTCGCGACCATCGGGACGAAGCCGCCTTTGCCGCGCTGTTCGCGCATTTCGCGCCGCGGCTGAAGGGCTTCCTGATCCGCAGCGGCGCCGACGCCGCGCAGGCGGAGGAATGCGTGCAGGAGGTGATGACGACGCTCTGGCAGAAGGCCGCGCAGTTCGACCCCGACCGCGCCTCTGCCGCGACGTGGCTGTTCACCATCGCGCGGAACAAGCGCATCGACCTGCTGCGCCGCGCCCGCCGCCCGGAACCGGAGGACCTGCCCTGGGGGCCGGAACCGGACCCCGACCAGGCGGAGATGCTGGGGCTTCAACAGGAGACGGAGGCCCTGGGTGCCGCCGTGGCCGCGCTGCCGCCGAAACAGCGCGACCTGATCCACAAGGCCTATTTCGGCGAGATGACACACAGCGAGATCGCCGCCGAGACCGGCCTTCCGCTGGGCACGATAAAATCACGTATTCGGCTCGCGCTGGACCGCCTGCGCCATGCCATGGACGGAAAGAACGAGAGATGACGGAGATCACGCACCACCTGACCGAGAGCCTCGTGATGGGCTATGCCGCGGGCACCCTGCCCGAGGCGGTGAACCTGATTGTCGCCGCGCATGTGTCGATGTGCGACACCTGCCGTGCCGCCGTGGAGGCGCATGAGGCAGTCGGCGGCGCGCTGCTGGACGACACCGACGCCGTGGCGATGGACGACGGCGCGCTGGACCGCGCGCTGGCCGCCGTGCGCGGCGCCGCTCCCGAGGAGCGCCCGATCCACATGCCGAAGACCGACCCGGTCGTTCCGGCCCCGCTGGTCGACTACATCGGCGGCGGGCTGGAGGACGTGCGCTGGCGTCCGCTGGGCATGGGCGTGAAGCAGGCGATCCTGCCCACCGCTCCGGGCGCCACCGCACGGCTGCTGTATATCCCGGCGGGCACCGCCGTGCCGGACCACGGCCACAACGGGCTGGAGCTGACGCTGGTCCTGCAGGGCGCGTTTTCAGACGAGGACGGCCGCTATGCCCGCGGCGACGTGGAGGTCGCCGACGGCGACACCCAGCACATGCCCGTGGCCGACATCTCGGGCGACTGCATCTGCCTTGCCGTGACCGACGCGCCGCTGAAATTCCGCAGCTTCCTCCCGCGTCTGCTGCAGCCCTTGTTCCGTATCTAGTGACAGGGTTCGACGAAGAAGGGGCGCGCCGGTGATCGGCGCGCCCCGCTTCGTTCGGAAGGAGGGTGGCGCAAAGCCCCACCCTACAGGATCTCAGTGCTTCTTCTTCCGGGGCGGCATGAGGTCCGTGATGGTGCCCTCGAACATCTCCGCCGCGAAGTTCACCGTCTCCGACAGGGTCGGATGCGGGTGGATCGTGTGGCCCAGGTCGACCGCATCGGCGCCCATCTCGATGGCCAGCGCCACTTCGGCGATCAGGTCGCCCGCGCTGGGGCCGACGATGCAGCCGCCGACGACGCGCTGATCCTCCGGATCGAAGAGCAGCTTGGTCATGCCCTCGCTCCGGCCCAGCGACAGGGACCGCCCCGAGGCCGCCCATGGGAACACGCCCTTCTCGACCTTGATGCCCTGCTCCTTGGCCTGCGTTTCCGTCAGGCCGACCCATGCGACCTCCGGATCGGTATAGGCCACCGACGGGATCACCAAGGCGTCGAAGTGGCGCTTCTCTCCGGCGCAGACCTCTGCCGCGACCTTGCCTTCGTGCACCGCCTTGTGCGCCAGCATCGGCTGGCCCACCACGTCGCCGATGGCGAAGATATGCGACACGCCGGTGCGCTGCTGGCTGTCCACGGCGATGAAGCCGCGGTCGTCCACCGCCACGCCCGCCTTGTCGGCGTCGATCTTCTTGCCGTTCGGACGGCGGCCCACCGACACCAGGACCTTGTCGAAGGTGTCGGAGAAGGACTCGCCCTTCTCGTCCTCGAAGGTGACGTGCAGGCCGTCGTCCTTCGCCTCGACCCCGGTGACCTTGGTCTTGAGGAAGATGTTCTCGTACCGGCCCTTGATGCGCTGCATCAGCGGCTTGACCACGTCCTTGTCGGCGCCCGGGATGATCTGGTCCATCAGTTCGACGACCGTGATCTTCGACCCCAGCGCGTCGTAGACGCAGGCCATCTCCAGCCCGATGATCCCGCCGCCCAGCACCAGCATCCGCTTCGGGATGTCGGCCAGTTCCAGCGCGCCGGTGGAGTCGATCACCCGCGGATCGTCATGCGGGATGAAGGGCAGCGCCACAGGTTCCGATCCGGCGGCGATGATGCACTGGTCGAAGCTGACCGAGGTGCCCTCGACGTCGATCATGTTCGGCCCGGTGAACTTGCCGAAGCCCTTCACCACCTTGACCTTGCGCTGCTTGGCCAGCCCGTCGAGGCCGCCGGTCAGCTTGCCGACCACCTCGTTCTTGAAGCCGCGCAGCGCGTCGAGGTCGATCTCCGGCTTGCCGAACTTGAGCCCGTGGTGCGCGGTCTCCTCCGCCTCCGTGATGACCTTGGCCATGTGCAG
This region includes:
- a CDS encoding DUF3833 family protein, with amino-acid sequence MTAVWLLTGAFVALALVWLRDRLAGFSAQRPADYADAPGEAMDIRRHLNGALEAEGVIYGPTGRVTSRFRGDFVATWEGNTCVLHERYLYASGVEEERAWHLTLGNDGRIRATAADVVGEGSGRQSGPSVQMRYRLRLPEDKGGIVLNATDWMYLTPDGTIVNRSQFRKLGLKVAELVAVMRRKEVV
- a CDS encoding DUF1365 domain-containing protein, producing the protein MTVDLIQAHTWHGRKGALENAFRYSVDYVLFDAEAKVKGPRLFSRNRRNVASVQDSDHGGPPKHGRGAPWAREVLDRYGIAAKGPLMLLTQPRILGHVFNPVSFWLAYDGDALKAVIAEVSNTFGDRHSYLCHKPDGAPIGPGDELAAEKVFHVSPFQPIAGGYTFRFDITAKRIGIWIDLDHDGGGLIATLVGPRRPLTSGHLLWTLLRRPFGSRRVLALIHWQALKLWWKGARYRNRPEPPKPEVSGPHHERKAA
- a CDS encoding NAD(P)/FAD-dependent oxidoreductase, whose protein sequence is MPFENSPLAPRRIAVIGGGISGLGAAYMLAEDAHVTVFEAEPRLGGHARTRMAGKRGDQPVDTGFIVFNYANYPLLTRLFDDLDVPVTPSDMSFSASLGGGRMEYGLRNLKAIFAQKRNLGNPKFWGMLRDVMRFNARAVEVARDRSLTLGQFLDVLGTGVWFRDYYLLPLSGAIWSTPTEKIMDFPAHALVTFFQNHALLSATGQHQWWTVQGGSVEYVRRLTAALVARGATLRPDTPVQAVRRAGGKVRIKVPGADWDTFDEVVMATHGDTSLRLLEDPSVEERAALSKVAYQPNRVVLHADETLMPKRRAAWSSWNYTEAADKTVETIDLTYWMNRLQPIPEEDPMFVTLNSTRPIREDLIYDEVILRHPVYDEGMLQAQAQVARFNGAQNTWFCGAWMRNGFHEDGLASAADVAEAIRAGNRLGAVA
- a CDS encoding sigma-70 family RNA polymerase sigma factor is translated as MGMFTATDTADPCDSLPPAIPAGGGRSRVRRPKRTAVNRQSDSEREEEQATWAALLIRIRDHRDEAAFAALFAHFAPRLKGFLIRSGADAAQAEECVQEVMTTLWQKAAQFDPDRASAATWLFTIARNKRIDLLRRARRPEPEDLPWGPEPDPDQAEMLGLQQETEALGAAVAALPPKQRDLIHKAYFGEMTHSEIAAETGLPLGTIKSRIRLALDRLRHAMDGKNER
- a CDS encoding ChrR family anti-sigma-E factor yields the protein MTEITHHLTESLVMGYAAGTLPEAVNLIVAAHVSMCDTCRAAVEAHEAVGGALLDDTDAVAMDDGALDRALAAVRGAAPEERPIHMPKTDPVVPAPLVDYIGGGLEDVRWRPLGMGVKQAILPTAPGATARLLYIPAGTAVPDHGHNGLELTLVLQGAFSDEDGRYARGDVEVADGDTQHMPVADISGDCICLAVTDAPLKFRSFLPRLLQPLFRI
- the lpdA gene encoding dihydrolipoyl dehydrogenase, which encodes MDIKVPDIGDFKDVPVVTVLVSVGDTVAEEDALIELESDKATMEVPSSGAGKVKEIKVKEGDRVSEGDVIVVLEGASGGSGGPESGDSEGKSEEKAPAKEAPKAVEASGTATGPGDVHAEVVVLGSGPGGYTAAFRAADLGKSVVLIEKYDSLGGVCLNVGCIPSKALLHMAKVITEAEETAHHGLKFGKPEIDLDALRGFKNEVVGKLTGGLDGLAKQRKVKVVKGFGKFTGPNMIDVEGTSVSFDQCIIAAGSEPVALPFIPHDDPRVIDSTGALELADIPKRMLVLGGGIIGLEMACVYDALGSKITVVELMDQIIPGADKDVVKPLMQRIKGRYENIFLKTKVTGVEAKDDGLHVTFEDEKGESFSDTFDKVLVSVGRRPNGKKIDADKAGVAVDDRGFIAVDSQQRTGVSHIFAIGDVVGQPMLAHKAVHEGKVAAEVCAGEKRHFDALVIPSVAYTDPEVAWVGLTETQAKEQGIKVEKGVFPWAASGRSLSLGRSEGMTKLLFDPEDQRVVGGCIVGPSAGDLIAEVALAIEMGADAVDLGHTIHPHPTLSETVNFAAEMFEGTITDLMPPRKKKH